The Legionella jordanis genomic sequence TTGTGATTTTTGCAATAAAAAATACAGCTTTGACCCGATTGATGTCACGATGCTTTTTCATAAGCCGCATTAAATTAGCCCATTGATTGCAGCATTTGAATAGCTCAGGCATCCATCACCTTCTTATCAGGGGCTATTAGACAGGGCCTGAGCCTGGGCTAGTCTATTTTGGCATTTTTCTTGGATTAGAAATAATATTTCTTGAAATCTATGCCAATGATGAAATTTAGACTGTCGCTTGGTTTGTTTTTTTGCCTATGCCCTTTCTTACTCATCGCTAAGACCAGTGTGCAGATCATAGCTGTGGGCGATGTACTCTTACATAAGCCGGTTCAACACCAGGGGATTCGCAAAGGCTTTGCAAGTCTTTGGCTTGCAGCCATACCCAAACTTAAACAAGCCGATGTTACCTATGGTAATTTGGAAGGGCCCTCTGCGGAAATGCTTGACGCCTATGGCAAAATCACCAGCAACTGGAATGAGGCTTATACTTCTTTTCCGATGTTTAATTATCCTCCTACACTTCTGGCGGCTTTAAAACTCTCGGGGTTTGATGTCCTTTCTACCGCCAACAACCACTGTCTGGATAGAAGGGCGATTGGAATAGACAAAACCATCGAAGTATTGAATCAAAATGGCCTCGCGTTTACCGGAACGCGCTCAAGTCAACATGCAAATCCCTGGTTTGCGGAAACGCGAACTCACGACATTGCCATTGCCTGGCTGGCTTGCACACAAGACAGCAATGGCATGACAGACCATCATCAGCAGGTTTTGCAATGTCACCGAGATAAGTCGGAAATTCTATCGCTCATTCGGGATTTATCTCGCCAATATGATGCAGTCATTGTGACTCCGCATTGGGGAATTGAATATGAAACCAGACCAAATCAGACCCAGCAACATTTAGCTTATGAATTTGCCCAGGCAGGAGCATTGGCTATCCTGGGCTCTCACCCACATTCTGTACAACCCTTCACCTGGATTGAAGGCTTAGGGAGCAGAAAGGTTTTTGTCGCTTATTCCTTAGGGAATTTTATCTCCAATCAGGGCAGCCTGAAAAACCGCAGCAGCGGCCTTCTTTCTTTACAATTGGAGAAAGAAAATGGCACAACCAGAATCAAAACAGTGAGTTATCACCCCACTTACATGGAAAATCGCAACGGTAATATGCATTTAACCCTCATAAGCTCTAAAAAACATCCCGCCTATCGATGGTTAAAGCAGATTATTTCTGAACAGTATTTAGCTTTACCTTAAGCACGCCCTGCCTTCTCATTGAAAGGAAGAGCGTACTTTAGAAATCAACAAGTTGTCTTCGGAAGAGTTTTGTAGCCATTCCCCTCGCATTGCACGCAAAATCTGTTGCAGCGAGGGGAATTGCTCACTTAATTGAAAATATAAATCTGCAGTTTGATTGTCATGCAACTCACCTACCGTAAGATAGGCTGCTTGCCCGATATCCGCAAAATATTCCAGGCTTACATGTCTTTTTTTCGCGATGCCAGGGAAAAGGCCACAAAAGAGCAAACTTTTATCGCCAACGTCCTTCAGCAGCTCAACCTGACGTCTGGGATTATGCATGGACTCCAGGAAATCCAGGGCAACTACGGACTCAATTAACCGTGGACCTTGGGTGAAGCGCATTAACAGAAAAACCAGATAGCTTTCCGTGCTTTCATTGAGAACCAAGCGGGTGGAAGCCTGAGCTTCATTTACCAAAGCATGCCATTGACTGATTTCGGTGGGATGCAAAATCAACTGCTTCATAATATCCCCCATTCATCCTTTTGCTTTACTGTTAGTGTAGCAAACGTCATACCAAAATGAGGTTAATGACTTGAAAAATGGAGATTAGTTCATTGAAATAAAATCAAATAATTCTTTGCCAGTCTCCTGCTGTCGATTGGCAATGGAAATGACAAATCCCTGAATCAGGGCTTGCCAAAAATTGTCATACAGATGGGTTTGCAAAGGATGATTATCTTCTCTTGGGAAACAAGGCCCATGATTCGCTTCCAATAGCCATAAGCGTTGTTCCTCATCAACCAAAAAGTCAAAACCGAAAATAGCCAAAGCTGGATTTTTTTGACAGTCAAATGCATGCCGATACTCCCGTTTTAAGGCCTTTAAAATTTCAGTGACCTGCCCCTTTATCTGAGGATAAAGCTTAGGGAAAAAATCAAAGCGTTCAGTAGGAATCTGAACCACATTGCTTTCACTCCCCAAGAGATGCTCATTAGTTAAATGTGAGCGCAGATCCTGGAATTCTCCGGTTTGAAACGGTTGGAGAGCCACATTAAAATAACCAAAAGGATACAAGTAGCAGCCGGTATAATTGGTTAAAACAACAAACATCCGTATGCTGTATTTATGTCCCTGAGGAGGCCTTAACAAATGTGGTTTAGCCACATACTCCTGCAAAACATGTTCGCCACCAAGTCTATCGGCGCTCAAAAAATGCCGTTCGAGCTGACTTAAACGCGTAAATATTTTTATTTGCTGGCCATTGTTAAGCAGTGAGGGTTTAAGAATCCAGGTCAAATTGGCTTTTTCATCCTGATAACCATACTCACAGCGGTAATGCTCTTCGGCAATTTGAGCCAGGATATTGGGCCAGTTTCCATCATCAATGCAGTAAGTAACTGGACTAAATGGTAGATTATATTTTTTAAGAAGTTGCGCCAATAAATGTTTATACTCCAGGCATTGGGAAGCGGCTGTGTTGAATTCAAAATTGCGCTCACTAAAACTCGCCTGCCAATTAAAAGTACAGGGGAGCCAACCCAGTGCTTGCAAATGGCGATGCAAGTTGAAGTAAGTTGGCGATTTTTTGGGGTCTAAAGCAAAATATTTAATCGTTTGTCCAGACCAACTAAGCCCTTTCAAGACGAGATTTCCGACTATTTAATAACATTAAGGATAGTATACCGGAGATTAAACCCCAAAAAGCTGCCCCGATGCCGAATAAGGAAATTCCGGAGGCAGAGAGTAAAAAAGTAATCAATGCAGCTTCCCGTTGGGCTTCATCTTCTATGGCGGCTTTCAAGCTGTTAGCTATAGGGCTAAGCAAGGCCAAACCCGCCACCGCCAAAATCAATTCTTTAGGAAAAGCGGTGAACAGCACCACCACCGTTGCCCCGAAAAACCCCGTGATGAGGTAAAACAAGCCAGCATACATTGCTGCACGGTATCGCTTTGCGGGATTCGGATGAGCCTCATCGCCCATGCATATGGCCGCTGTAATTGCCGCCAGGTTCAAAGCATAGGCACCCCAGGGCGCTAATAACATCGTCAAAAGACCGGTCCAGGTGATTAAAGGAGAAATTGGAGGCTTATAACCCGAGGCATGCAGGGTTGCAACTCCTGGCAAGTTTTGGGAGGCCATGGTTACAATAAATAAGGGAACTCCTAAACTCATCAGCGCAGACCCGGTAAAAACCGGAGCAGTAAAAATTGGCTTTGATAGAACAACATGAAAGTCGTTAAATTGAAATAAACCTTGCAATTTGGCAACAATCCCTCCTATCACCAACAAACTTAAGATCACATATCTGGGAAAAAAGCGTTTACCTAGCAAATAGACGACCAGCATCAAACCAATCAATAAGGACTGTTTTTGCATTGCCACAAAAACATCAAGGCCAAAATGCAATAAAATACCAGCCAACATAGCCGAAGTAAGGGCCTTTGGGATATGGTCCATTGCTTTCTCAAACCAGCCAGTCAATCCAGACAGAGTGATGAGTATAGCGGAAAAGATAAACGCTCCTGTTGCCTCTGCCAGGGAAAAGCCATTTAAACTGCCAGCCAGCAAAGCAGCTCCAGGCGTTGACCAAGCTATTAGAATAGGAGCACGGTAGTACCAGGATAAACCAATGCAGCTTACACCCATGCCAATGCCTAAAGCCAGCAACCAAGAACTGACCTCAGCGGAATTTGCCCCTACCGCCGCAGCCGCTTGAAACACCAAAACAGCCGTACTGGTAAAGCCAACCATCACTGCTACAAAACCAGCAACCAGATTTGAAAGAGGAGAAGTCTTAATCATGCCGTTCATCCATTCGTAAATTTCCGCAATGTTTGCTAAGCTTCATGCGTTATAACAGCCAGTATACCATCGTGCGTTATAACGCTCAAACCTCTGGTTGAAATTAATGATGAAAAGTATATCAACACATATTGCGCAGTATTTGAAAACACTACGCCAGCGACACGGCTGGAGCCTTGAGCGAACAGCCAGGGAAACAGGCGTCAGTAAAGCCATGCTAGGCCAGATTGAACGCCAGGAATCCAGTCCAACCGTCGCCACTCTTTGGAAAATTGCGACCGGATTTCGCGTGTCATTTTCTTCCTTTCTTGAAGAATCAAACAAACTAAATCAAAGCCTTATCTACCGTCATGGCAATGAAAACGAGTCTGCCAGAGAAAAAATTTGCATCAAAGCGCTGTTCCCCTTTGATGAACAATTGCGGTTTGAATTGTTTGTAATCGAATTGCTTCCAGGTTGCGAACAGCTTTCTAGCCCACATGAGCAGGGCGTAATTGAGCACATCATTGTGACCCAGGGAAAAATGGACGTATTAGTTAATGGCAGCTGGCAAGCTTTAGAATGCGGCGAGGGCATACGCTTTGATGCTCACCAGCCTCATGGTTACAGAAACACAGGCGAGAATACTGTTTCTTTCCATAATATAATCCATTACCCTCATTAAATACTAGCCATGCTGTAAGGCCGCTTTGGCTTCATAAGCTTCCAAAACACAATCAGGACGTATTGTTGTCTTATATTGATGATAAGCTTTTAAGAAAATAGCATCCTCTGCTATTTTTTGCTTGAAATAATGGATTGCCTCTTGATCATGATGGCTCACCGATAAATCCAGCCAGTCAAAACCAGCTCCCCAATCCTCCTTAATCATGTCGCTTGCAAAATCAACAACAAGATCCGAATCCATTTCCTGCTTAAGCCTTGTAAAATCACAGAAGCAATAGAGAGCCAATTCAAATTGTGCACCACTATAGCGTTGTTGCCCTCGTTTGGATTCCTGAATCCGTTTCGCATCAATTAAGGTTTCCCTCAGGTATTCTTGTACAGTAAGTGAACGCTTCTTGGGTTTGAAAATGGAACGTTTCATGTGTTTAGCAAAATGGAAATTTAGTATTATTTTAACGCAAAAGGAGTTTAACTGTGAACGCCCACGGTTCATTAAGCCAAAATAAATAACCAGAAGATTACTGCCAATAACCAAGACTTGGATTACTTTTCCAAATATTTTCAGTATATTCAATGAAAATGGTTCAACAAAAAGCCCAGGATGCCTATTGCGTCACTAAACAACAGGACTGAAGCCCACCCCCCGTTTGAAAACACCAAAATTCTCGCCCTGGCTGCCGTGGGTGGATTAATTATTGGAACTGCGGTGGCCTGCATTCGCGTAGGGGTTGGGCTAATGCAGCTTCTCCTATTTGGTAAGGACGTTAATTTAGACAGCTCAGCCGGTGTGCCAGCCTGGCGTATTTTATTGGTGACCCTGCTAGGAGCATTGTTTCTTGGTTTCCTCTTGAAACTGGCTGCAAAATTTAAGCGCTTAGCCATTATTGACCCCGTCGAAGCAAATGCCCTAGAGGGAGGAAAAATGTCTCTAGGCGACAGCTTGATCTTGGTTGGGCTTTCAATCGTTTCCATTACCATTGGCGGCTCCGTTGGTTTTGAAGCAGCCATGACTCAGTTAGGAGCGGGCTTTCTCAGTTTCCTTGGACAACGCTTAAAGCTAGAGCGACGAGAATTAAGAATTTTGGTTTCTTGCGGCACGGGAGCGGGTATTGCCGCAATTTTTGGCGCCCCTCTCGCTGGAACTTTCTATGCCCTTGAACTGGTTGTAGGTGGCTATGCCATGCGAGCTCTATTGCCAACCTTACTTGCCAGCGCTTTGAGTAGCCATATGATTTATTTGCTGATTGGATATGAACCCATTTTTTTCGCAAAAGACATAGGGCCCCCTGCTTTTTGGCATTTTCCATTGGCCATTGCTATGGGAATCACTGCCACTGTCATTGGTATTGCTGTCATGCGGGGGACAACAGCCTTTGAAAAAGGCCTCATTTATTTTCGCGTACCACAGCAATTTAGGCCTCTGTTGGGGGGATTAATTCTTGGCCTCCTCTCTTTAAAATTACCCGATGTCATGGGACCAGGCCATCATAGCATCAATGAGATTTTAGCAGGCAACCATTTATTTTCTGCCATTTTGATAATCCTTTGTGGAAAAATCATGGCCTCCATAGCTTGCGTGGGTTCAGGCTTCAGAGGAGGATTATTTTCGGCCTCATTGTTTCTAGGAGCGGCTTTAGGATACATCATATACACCATTTTGATCGTTCCTTTGTATGGCACGGATATTCCGCGGGATTTGGCCATAGTTGCCGGGATGGCAGCTGTAGCCACATCCATCATTGGCACACCCATTGGTATTGTCTTGTTAATGGTTGAGACTGCAGGCCTACAAACAGGAGTGGTTACTACCGCCATTACCGTTATCATTGCCAGTCACTTAACCCGTTATTGGTTTGGCTATTCGTTTTCGACCTGGCGCTTTCACATCCGTGGCAATGATTTGTTTGGCCCACGAGACATAGGACGTTTGCGAAGCCTGACCTTTCTTGAAGTACCGCTGAATAATCCCCCAAGAGTTCACATCGACAGCCCGATTGAAGAGGCCTTGCAAAAAACATCTGATACCGACATGCATGTCCTTGCCGTGGAGGAAATGAATGGGCGGTTTATCGGTTTAATCCATTGCGCAGAGTTGGCACAAGCCGCTGCAAGCAAAGCCCCTCTGGCCCTGTGTAATCTTGTCAGGAAACCTGATTTTTGCGTACAGATCAATGAGCCCTTGATTAAATACATAGAAAAGCTTGGCGCCGGCTCACCATCAGATGTAGCCATTCTCAATTCTAAAGCTTATCTTATAGGCTTGGCGACTGAAGCTGCCATCTTACATCGTTATTTGAATGAAATCCTGGCAGCCGATCGCGATGATGCAATTCAAATTATTAATAAATAATTCTTTGCGAATGACTAGAGGCTGCACATTGAGACATTGTGCTGGTGCATTGCTTTGAGAATCGAATCGCGTTTTATTCTCAAATTGTAAGAAAGCATATCAAACATGGATTCTTCTATTTTGCCAAAATGAATCCTTGCTTCTTCCCCATCTAATAAGCCCTTATTGTCTTTCATGTCTGCACTGTAGAGCGCATCCAGGCTTTTTTTGTCCTCATCATCATTCAAGTTCAGCGGTTCCAAAAGTGAATACAAGGTCATACCACTGATTTGCTTTTGACGATACTGGTGAAATTGCTCAAGAAAGTGAATAATCTCATCAAAAAAACCATCATGAGCCACTGTTTGCAGCAAGGTATACTCATTCTGCTCAAGAGCAGCAAAATAACCTGGTTGATTTGCTGAGCCTCGACATTGTTTAAGCTTGTTAATAAAATTATCAATGGCTTCAGAAGGACTATTGCTTTCCTGGGCAGAGGAACTTAAATTCTGGCTTTTAAAGAAAATGCCCTTGCGAAACCCTTTATTTTCATTCTTATTTTGGGAAATTTTCGCTAGCGACGATGTGCTCTTGGTGCGTTTAAAACCCTTGCTACCCCCTTCGTCAGAAATGGCCAACTTAGTTTCAGGGCTACTGGCGCTAGCAACCAATGTTCTCGTTTTTTCTTTCTTCTTCTCTTTACCTAAACCAAAAAATTTCAACATAGCTAATACTCTTGCGGCTAAACTGCGCAATTATATCACAGCTGCAACAAAATTTGTGTTTTTTTGTTTGCTTATTGGCCTGTTATCCTGAGCATTTATCCCATTCTTTATTGTCTGGCTGACGAACATCGGAAAGGAGCATTAATAATAAAATGCTTGCAAATTGCGCAGCGACTGTGTATAAAAGAAAACTTGTCTGTAAGAGAAATATTCAAAATTAATGAAAGATAAATCCAATCACAATTGTGTTATTTCATTAGCTCCTGCTGACTATGGTTTTGCACGTTCAGCGTTTTCCCCCGTGGTGATTCTAGTCATCAATGTGGCCCCCGCGGCCATCTAACTCCCCTCCCCTACATCAGCCACATTACACAACAGCATTTAGCAGGAAAGATTATGCGACAATACAAATCAATATTCATCTATGGCTTCGCCATTTTTGCCATGTTTTTCGGTTCTGGCAATTTGGTTTTCCCACTGCAAATTGGCCAGGCAGCAGGCGACAGCTGGAT encodes the following:
- a CDS encoding CapA family protein, encoding MMKFRLSLGLFFCLCPFLLIAKTSVQIIAVGDVLLHKPVQHQGIRKGFASLWLAAIPKLKQADVTYGNLEGPSAEMLDAYGKITSNWNEAYTSFPMFNYPPTLLAALKLSGFDVLSTANNHCLDRRAIGIDKTIEVLNQNGLAFTGTRSSQHANPWFAETRTHDIAIAWLACTQDSNGMTDHHQQVLQCHRDKSEILSLIRDLSRQYDAVIVTPHWGIEYETRPNQTQQHLAYEFAQAGALAILGSHPHSVQPFTWIEGLGSRKVFVAYSLGNFISNQGSLKNRSSGLLSLQLEKENGTTRIKTVSYHPTYMENRNGNMHLTLISSKKHPAYRWLKQIISEQYLALP
- a CDS encoding YheC/YheD family protein, translated to MKGLSWSGQTIKYFALDPKKSPTYFNLHRHLQALGWLPCTFNWQASFSERNFEFNTAASQCLEYKHLLAQLLKKYNLPFSPVTYCIDDGNWPNILAQIAEEHYRCEYGYQDEKANLTWILKPSLLNNGQQIKIFTRLSQLERHFLSADRLGGEHVLQEYVAKPHLLRPPQGHKYSIRMFVVLTNYTGCYLYPFGYFNVALQPFQTGEFQDLRSHLTNEHLLGSESNVVQIPTERFDFFPKLYPQIKGQVTEILKALKREYRHAFDCQKNPALAIFGFDFLVDEEQRLWLLEANHGPCFPREDNHPLQTHLYDNFWQALIQGFVISIANRQQETGKELFDFISMN
- a CDS encoding benzoate/H(+) symporter BenE family transporter; protein product: MIKTSPLSNLVAGFVAVMVGFTSTAVLVFQAAAAVGANSAEVSSWLLALGIGMGVSCIGLSWYYRAPILIAWSTPGAALLAGSLNGFSLAEATGAFIFSAILITLSGLTGWFEKAMDHIPKALTSAMLAGILLHFGLDVFVAMQKQSLLIGLMLVVYLLGKRFFPRYVILSLLVIGGIVAKLQGLFQFNDFHVVLSKPIFTAPVFTGSALMSLGVPLFIVTMASQNLPGVATLHASGYKPPISPLITWTGLLTMLLAPWGAYALNLAAITAAICMGDEAHPNPAKRYRAAMYAGLFYLITGFFGATVVVLFTAFPKELILAVAGLALLSPIANSLKAAIEDEAQREAALITFLLSASGISLFGIGAAFWGLISGILSLMLLNSRKSRLERA
- a CDS encoding helix-turn-helix domain-containing protein, translated to MKSISTHIAQYLKTLRQRHGWSLERTARETGVSKAMLGQIERQESSPTVATLWKIATGFRVSFSSFLEESNKLNQSLIYRHGNENESAREKICIKALFPFDEQLRFELFVIELLPGCEQLSSPHEQGVIEHIIVTQGKMDVLVNGSWQALECGEGIRFDAHQPHGYRNTGENTVSFHNIIHYPH
- a CDS encoding chloride channel protein gives rise to the protein MPIASLNNRTEAHPPFENTKILALAAVGGLIIGTAVACIRVGVGLMQLLLFGKDVNLDSSAGVPAWRILLVTLLGALFLGFLLKLAAKFKRLAIIDPVEANALEGGKMSLGDSLILVGLSIVSITIGGSVGFEAAMTQLGAGFLSFLGQRLKLERRELRILVSCGTGAGIAAIFGAPLAGTFYALELVVGGYAMRALLPTLLASALSSHMIYLLIGYEPIFFAKDIGPPAFWHFPLAIAMGITATVIGIAVMRGTTAFEKGLIYFRVPQQFRPLLGGLILGLLSLKLPDVMGPGHHSINEILAGNHLFSAILIILCGKIMASIACVGSGFRGGLFSASLFLGAALGYIIYTILIVPLYGTDIPRDLAIVAGMAAVATSIIGTPIGIVLLMVETAGLQTGVVTTAITVIIASHLTRYWFGYSFSTWRFHIRGNDLFGPRDIGRLRSLTFLEVPLNNPPRVHIDSPIEEALQKTSDTDMHVLAVEEMNGRFIGLIHCAELAQAAASKAPLALCNLVRKPDFCVQINEPLIKYIEKLGAGSPSDVAILNSKAYLIGLATEAAILHRYLNEILAADRDDAIQIINK